A stretch of the Streptomyces ortus genome encodes the following:
- a CDS encoding PQQ-binding-like beta-propeller repeat protein has protein sequence MVDQLTQHDPRRIGPFEVLGRLGAGGMGLVYLARSASGRRVAIKTVRTELAEDQLFRVRFSREVEAARAVSGFYTAAVVDADARAAVPWLATAYVPAPSLEEIVTECGPMPAQAVRWLAAGVAEALQSIHGAGLVHRDLKPSNVLVVEDGPRVIDFGIASGVSNTRLTMTNVAVGTPAYMSPEQAKDSRSVTGASDVFSLGSMLVFAATGHAPFHGANPVETVFMLLREGPDLEGLPDELRPLIESCMQMDATARPNPADLQAQLAPHLFGSGSDDSGTASAWLPERAVSLIETRRGGRPAPKPPSGRSGGRGVAVVPPPPRHDPPIPPMPSSGPPPLPSVPVGAGVGRGGGAPDAGPVRLAGAQVPIGPGPRVADARAAAVKAPPPEAGLAAAWSRSRPGVNGAEPVAAVPSPAGPDGGSSWRPWRFRMSNDVWGTPSVAGDLVYVTSFEVHALDVATGRRRFKTRDVAWSMAVADGRVHASDGPTLFALDAREGGDLWRLPTDAWVYSLKADRGTVVTGTRGGGVQAWEAANGQKLWEITGAQTDFESPEAGPAVHDGTVYVWKDARLRALEARTGEERWSYPIGDAASCGGVPVRITHADDGYVYVSAGTRVLAIDIAGGHVRWHFEAPAVFLSAPTFAPGPAVAGGGVYLADYLGTVYALDATDGRDRWRIATEARSSIDPVLVSAGHVHVGSGKGLYTLDAVTGTPKWRFQAGGDLVGAPAVADGRIHFGSTDHLLYTLKADDGRLRWKLATGGEITGSPVVKDGVVYACSKDRCVYALDAEKGTGTARS, from the coding sequence GTGGTGGATCAGCTGACACAGCACGATCCGCGGCGGATCGGTCCGTTCGAGGTGCTGGGACGGCTGGGCGCCGGCGGCATGGGGCTGGTCTATCTCGCGCGCTCGGCCTCGGGCAGGCGCGTGGCGATCAAGACCGTCAGGACCGAGCTCGCCGAGGACCAGCTGTTCCGCGTCCGCTTCTCGCGTGAGGTCGAGGCGGCCCGTGCCGTCTCCGGCTTCTACACGGCGGCCGTCGTCGACGCCGACGCGCGCGCGGCCGTGCCCTGGCTGGCCACCGCGTACGTGCCCGCGCCCTCCCTCGAAGAGATAGTGACGGAGTGCGGGCCGATGCCGGCCCAGGCGGTCCGCTGGCTCGCCGCGGGGGTCGCCGAGGCGCTGCAGTCCATCCACGGCGCCGGTCTCGTCCACCGCGACCTGAAGCCGTCGAACGTGCTCGTCGTCGAGGACGGGCCGCGCGTCATCGACTTCGGCATCGCCTCCGGTGTCTCGAACACGCGTTTGACCATGACGAACGTCGCCGTCGGTACCCCCGCGTACATGTCACCCGAGCAGGCCAAGGACTCCCGCAGCGTGACCGGGGCGAGCGATGTCTTCTCGCTCGGCTCGATGCTCGTCTTCGCCGCGACCGGACACGCGCCCTTCCACGGCGCGAACCCCGTCGAGACCGTCTTCATGCTGCTCAGGGAAGGCCCGGACCTCGAAGGGCTCCCCGACGAACTGCGTCCGCTGATCGAGTCCTGCATGCAGATGGACGCGACGGCCCGCCCCAACCCGGCCGACCTCCAGGCCCAGCTGGCACCCCATCTCTTCGGCTCCGGCTCCGACGACAGCGGTACCGCGTCCGCGTGGCTGCCCGAGCGGGCCGTGAGCCTGATAGAGACGCGGCGCGGAGGCCGGCCGGCCCCGAAGCCCCCGTCGGGCCGCAGTGGCGGGCGCGGAGTGGCCGTGGTGCCGCCACCGCCGCGCCACGACCCGCCGATTCCGCCCATGCCGTCGTCCGGGCCGCCGCCCCTGCCGTCCGTACCGGTCGGCGCGGGGGTCGGCCGGGGCGGTGGCGCGCCCGACGCCGGGCCCGTACGGCTCGCCGGTGCCCAGGTGCCGATCGGGCCCGGCCCGCGCGTCGCCGACGCCCGCGCGGCGGCAGTGAAGGCGCCTCCTCCGGAGGCCGGACTCGCGGCGGCCTGGTCCCGGTCGCGGCCGGGTGTGAACGGCGCCGAGCCCGTGGCGGCCGTCCCCTCGCCCGCCGGGCCGGACGGCGGCTCCTCCTGGCGGCCGTGGCGCTTCCGGATGTCGAACGACGTGTGGGGTACGCCCTCCGTCGCCGGGGACCTGGTCTACGTCACCTCCTTCGAGGTGCACGCGCTGGACGTGGCCACCGGCCGGCGCCGCTTCAAGACGCGGGACGTCGCCTGGTCGATGGCGGTCGCCGACGGCCGCGTGCACGCCTCCGACGGGCCCACGCTGTTCGCGCTCGACGCCCGCGAGGGCGGCGATCTGTGGCGGCTGCCGACCGACGCGTGGGTGTACTCCCTCAAGGCCGACCGCGGCACGGTCGTCACCGGCACCCGCGGAGGCGGCGTGCAGGCCTGGGAGGCCGCCAACGGGCAGAAGCTCTGGGAGATCACCGGCGCGCAGACCGACTTCGAGTCGCCGGAGGCGGGTCCGGCCGTCCACGACGGCACGGTGTACGTCTGGAAGGACGCCCGGCTGCGTGCCCTGGAGGCCCGTACGGGGGAGGAGCGCTGGTCGTACCCGATCGGCGACGCGGCCTCCTGCGGGGGTGTGCCCGTCCGCATCACGCACGCCGACGACGGATATGTGTACGTGTCGGCCGGGACGCGCGTCCTCGCCATCGACATCGCCGGCGGGCATGTGCGCTGGCACTTCGAGGCGCCGGCGGTGTTCCTGAGCGCGCCCACGTTCGCGCCGGGTCCCGCCGTCGCGGGCGGCGGGGTGTACCTCGCCGACTACCTCGGCACGGTGTACGCGCTCGACGCCACCGACGGCCGGGACCGCTGGCGCATCGCGACGGAGGCCCGTTCGTCCATCGACCCCGTGCTGGTCTCGGCAGGACACGTCCACGTAGGCAGCGGCAAGGGGCTCTACACCCTGGACGCGGTCACCGGCACACCCAAGTGGCGCTTCCAGGCGGGCGGCGACCTGGTGGGGGCCCCGGCCGTCGCGGACGGCCGCATCCACTTCGGCTCGACGGACCACCTCCTGTACACCCTGAAGGCGGACGACGGCCGTCTGCGCTGGAAGCTCGCGACCGGCGGGGAGATCACGGGATCACCGGTCGTCAAGGACGGGGTGGTGTACGCGTGCAGCAAGGACCGGTGCGTGTACGCCCTGGACGCGGAGAAGGGCACGGGGACGGCGCGCTCCTGA
- a CDS encoding DUF397 domain-containing protein: MSIAETADCSNRLDWSKSSHSGGAGGECLEVAVCSHGVRVRDSKDTARPALAVARDAWVMFVGHAVEQTG; encoded by the coding sequence ATGAGCATCGCAGAGACCGCCGACTGCTCGAACCGGCTGGACTGGTCCAAGAGCAGCCACAGCGGAGGAGCCGGCGGCGAGTGCCTGGAAGTGGCCGTCTGCTCCCACGGCGTGCGTGTACGGGACTCCAAGGACACCGCCCGTCCCGCGCTGGCTGTCGCCCGGGACGCCTGGGTGATGTTCGTCGGCCACGCCGTGGAACAGACCGGCTGA
- a CDS encoding helix-turn-helix domain-containing protein, giving the protein MVGGRDGEGPGTEPPDASASEPGSGILRVFGRQLKRFRLRAGIERTDLGARTGYSPSTIAAYEQGRRVPPPRFIDLADEVLDADRILREMKEEVARAQYPAFFRDAAKLEAEAVELWVYGTHAVPGLLQTEEYMQAVFEMWRPLLDEATVQQRVAARLARQQIFERRPTPLLSFVVDESVLRRPLGGAAVMRRQLQQLLLIGAYRNVEIQIMPLNREDNAGVDGPFVVLHRDNEDQVAYLEAQGRSTIVNERTEVRGIVSRYGIIRAQALTPRESLAFIEKSLGDL; this is encoded by the coding sequence ATGGTCGGGGGACGAGACGGCGAGGGTCCGGGGACCGAGCCACCGGACGCGAGCGCGTCCGAACCGGGCTCGGGCATCCTGCGGGTGTTCGGCCGCCAGCTCAAACGGTTCCGGCTGCGGGCCGGGATCGAACGCACCGACCTCGGGGCACGGACCGGGTACTCACCGTCGACGATCGCGGCGTACGAACAGGGGCGCCGGGTGCCACCGCCCCGGTTCATCGACTTGGCGGACGAGGTACTTGACGCGGACAGGATCCTCCGCGAGATGAAGGAGGAGGTGGCACGGGCGCAGTATCCGGCGTTTTTCAGGGACGCGGCGAAACTGGAGGCGGAAGCGGTCGAGCTGTGGGTGTATGGGACCCATGCGGTCCCCGGGCTCTTGCAGACCGAGGAGTACATGCAGGCCGTGTTCGAGATGTGGCGTCCTCTGCTGGATGAAGCAACGGTCCAGCAACGCGTTGCGGCACGGCTGGCCCGACAGCAGATCTTCGAGCGGAGGCCGACTCCGTTGTTGAGCTTCGTCGTCGACGAGTCGGTTCTACGGCGACCGTTGGGAGGGGCTGCCGTCATGCGGAGGCAGTTGCAGCAGCTCCTGCTGATCGGCGCCTACCGAAACGTGGAGATTCAGATCATGCCTCTGAACAGAGAGGACAATGCCGGCGTCGACGGACCGTTTGTCGTGCTGCACAGAGACAATGAAGATCAGGTCGCCTACCTGGAAGCCCAGGGGCGGAGCACGATCGTGAACGAGCGAACAGAGGTTCGCGGCATCGTGTCCCGGTATGGAATCATCCGAGCACAAGCTCTGACTCCGCGTGAGTCCTTGGCATTCATCGAGAAGTCGCTGGGAGACCTATGA
- a CDS encoding enoyl-CoA hydratase/isomerase family protein, with the protein MTALRTTTDKETGVAVVTLDRPERLNAIDLDMVAQLRSTWSEFRFDDSVRAVVLTGAGDRAFSTGLDRDAEVPQPASPYMLDDPLASIGPKASALWKPVIAAVNGMACGGAFYLLGESDFVIADETATFFDPHTTYGMVSAYESVYLAQRTPFGEVARMALMGTAERVSARRAYEVGLVSEVTARGESAAAAVRCASVIASYPPAAVQGTVRALWSAQEATRTAALSQAPHLIALGNLPPTDQAKLFGARDRGFRTR; encoded by the coding sequence ATGACCGCCCTGCGGACCACCACCGACAAGGAGACGGGCGTCGCGGTGGTGACACTGGACCGCCCTGAGCGCCTGAACGCCATCGACCTGGACATGGTGGCTCAATTGCGGTCGACATGGTCGGAGTTCAGATTCGACGACTCCGTACGGGCGGTCGTGCTGACCGGGGCGGGCGACCGGGCCTTCTCGACGGGCCTCGACCGCGACGCGGAGGTCCCGCAGCCGGCGTCGCCCTACATGCTGGACGACCCACTCGCCTCGATCGGCCCGAAGGCGTCCGCTCTGTGGAAGCCGGTGATCGCCGCGGTCAACGGGATGGCGTGCGGCGGGGCGTTCTACCTGCTCGGGGAGTCGGACTTCGTCATCGCGGACGAGACGGCCACGTTCTTCGACCCGCACACGACGTACGGCATGGTCAGCGCGTACGAGTCGGTGTACCTGGCGCAGCGGACGCCGTTCGGGGAGGTGGCCCGGATGGCCCTGATGGGCACGGCGGAACGGGTCTCCGCACGGCGGGCGTACGAGGTGGGGCTGGTGTCGGAGGTGACGGCGCGGGGGGAGTCGGCGGCGGCGGCGGTGCGCTGCGCGTCCGTGATCGCGTCCTACCCGCCCGCGGCGGTGCAGGGCACGGTCCGAGCACTCTGGTCGGCCCAGGAGGCGACCCGCACGGCAGCCCTGTCCCAGGCTCCCCACCTGATCGCCCTGGGCAACCTGCCCCCCACGGACCAGGCGAAGCTGTTCGGCGCCCGGGACAGGGGGTTCCGGACACGCTGA
- a CDS encoding Zn-ribbon domain-containing OB-fold protein, with translation MLTPVVDDDGAPFWEYAARGELRVQACAGPGCGELRFPPRPCCPHCHSFDSEWRRMSGRGRVWSYVIPHPPLLPEYAALAPYNVIVVELAEAPRIRLVGNLVSGPDAPLNSVAGERIRIGARVQVVFGADGGDGVRLPRWVLERP, from the coding sequence ATGCTGACACCCGTGGTGGACGACGACGGCGCCCCCTTCTGGGAGTACGCGGCCCGGGGCGAGCTGCGCGTCCAGGCCTGCGCCGGCCCCGGCTGCGGGGAGCTGCGCTTCCCGCCCCGCCCCTGCTGCCCGCACTGCCACTCCTTCGACAGCGAGTGGCGCAGGATGAGCGGCAGAGGCCGTGTCTGGTCGTACGTGATTCCGCACCCCCCGCTCCTGCCGGAGTACGCGGCGCTGGCCCCGTACAACGTGATCGTCGTCGAGCTGGCGGAGGCGCCGCGGATCCGGCTGGTGGGGAATCTCGTCAGCGGGCCGGACGCGCCGCTCAACTCGGTCGCGGGGGAACGGATCCGGATCGGGGCGCGGGTGCAGGTGGTGTTCGGCGCCGACGGCGGGGACGGCGTCCGGCTGCCGCGCTGGGTGCTGGAGCGGCCATGA
- a CDS encoding lipid-transfer protein — MAGTGAAGLKDATAVVGIGQTPFAKQLPDSEKALACRAILAALDDAGIPPAEVDALASYTMEETDEVEVAKAVGFGDLSFFGKVGFGGGGSCATVAHLASAVATGQATVGVAWRSRKRGSGPRPWKNTAVQLPTPAQWTRPFGLLRPADEIAMLTRRYLHEYGATRDHLFNVALACRNRANQNPAAMMYERPLTRDMYMTSRWISEPLCLFDNCLETDGALACVVVSAERARDCRRRPVYVHSAAQGLPAQHHGMVNYWNDDPLTGPAWTAARHLWKQADFTPEDVDVAQIYDAFTPLIPLSLEGYGFCGRGEGGAFTEGGALEIGGRLPLNTSGGGLSEAYVHGFNLINEGVKQLRGTSTAQVPDAATCLVTAGEGVPTSALLLRN; from the coding sequence ATGGCAGGCACCGGTGCAGCGGGGCTCAAGGACGCGACCGCGGTCGTCGGGATCGGGCAGACACCCTTCGCCAAGCAACTGCCGGACAGCGAGAAGGCGTTGGCCTGCCGTGCGATCCTCGCCGCCCTCGACGACGCGGGCATCCCGCCGGCCGAGGTCGACGCGCTCGCCTCCTACACCATGGAGGAGACCGACGAGGTCGAGGTCGCCAAGGCCGTCGGATTCGGCGACCTCAGCTTCTTCGGCAAGGTCGGCTTCGGGGGCGGCGGTTCGTGCGCCACGGTCGCGCATCTGGCGTCCGCGGTGGCCACCGGGCAGGCGACGGTCGGAGTCGCCTGGCGCTCACGCAAGCGCGGCAGCGGCCCGCGCCCGTGGAAGAACACGGCCGTCCAACTCCCCACCCCCGCCCAGTGGACCCGCCCCTTCGGCCTGCTGCGCCCCGCCGACGAGATAGCCATGCTGACCCGCCGCTACCTGCACGAGTACGGGGCGACCCGCGACCACCTCTTCAACGTGGCCCTCGCCTGCCGCAACCGGGCCAACCAGAACCCCGCCGCGATGATGTACGAGCGACCGCTGACCCGGGACATGTATATGACCTCCCGCTGGATCAGCGAGCCGCTCTGCCTCTTCGACAACTGCCTGGAGACGGACGGGGCGCTGGCCTGCGTGGTCGTCTCCGCCGAACGGGCCCGCGACTGCCGCCGACGGCCCGTGTACGTGCACTCCGCCGCCCAGGGCCTGCCCGCCCAGCACCACGGGATGGTCAACTACTGGAACGACGATCCGCTGACCGGCCCCGCCTGGACGGCCGCCCGCCACCTCTGGAAGCAGGCCGACTTCACCCCGGAGGACGTGGACGTCGCCCAGATCTACGACGCGTTCACCCCGCTCATCCCGCTCTCCCTGGAGGGCTACGGCTTCTGCGGCCGGGGCGAGGGCGGCGCGTTCACGGAAGGGGGCGCCCTGGAGATCGGCGGCCGGCTGCCGCTGAACACGAGCGGGGGCGGGCTCTCGGAGGCGTACGTCCATGGTTTCAACCTCATCAACGAGGGCGTGAAGCAGCTCAGGGGGACGAGTACGGCGCAGGTCCCGGACGCGGCGACCTGCCTGGTCACGGCGGGCGAGGGCGTCCCGACGTCTGCGCTGCTCCTGAGGAACTGA
- a CDS encoding fatty acid--CoA ligase family protein — protein MRGDLEWETIPGLVRAAAGRYADVEAVVEGRTRVTYAELGARVDRAAAACVANGVRPGDRVAIWAPNTLDWIASALGAVSAGAVLVPLNTRFKGTEAAYVLARSRTKLLFVTGTFLGTSYVASLRRACADSQEPAGTGPHPSTRPGPRTGPLPGLPDLEQVVVLSDDAPADFRTWKDFLASGDGVGEAEVRARADALDPSAPSDIIFTSGTTGRPKGAVITHAQTLRAYDVWCELAGLREGDRYLIVNPFFHTFGYKAGVIACLMRGATMIPQPVFTVSTVLANVASERISVLPGPPTLHQSLLDHPDRDAYDLSALRLVVTGAAVVPLLLVERLRAELGVDTVLTAYGLSEASGIVTMCRRGDEPDVIASTSGRAIPGTEVKVVDGAGTAVAPGTAGEVLVRGFNVMRGYYEDALATSEAMTPDGWLRTGDIGVLDAAGNLRITDRIKDMFIVGGFNAYPAEIEQLLGLHPEVADVAVIGVPDARLGEVGKAYVVRRPGVPLTGDDLIAWARREMANYKVPRAVEFVGELPRNASGKVVKGELRGRR, from the coding sequence GTGCGCGGCGACTTGGAGTGGGAGACGATCCCGGGGCTCGTGCGGGCGGCGGCCGGGCGGTACGCGGACGTGGAGGCCGTCGTCGAGGGCCGGACCCGCGTCACGTACGCGGAGCTGGGCGCCCGCGTGGACCGCGCGGCGGCGGCCTGCGTCGCCAACGGCGTGCGGCCCGGCGACCGGGTGGCGATCTGGGCGCCCAACACCCTGGACTGGATCGCCTCCGCGCTGGGCGCGGTGTCGGCGGGCGCGGTCCTCGTCCCGCTGAACACCCGCTTCAAGGGGACGGAGGCCGCCTACGTACTGGCCCGCAGCCGTACGAAACTGCTGTTCGTGACGGGTACGTTCCTCGGGACCTCGTACGTGGCGTCCCTGCGGCGGGCCTGCGCCGACAGCCAGGAACCGGCCGGGACGGGCCCCCACCCGAGTACGCGTCCCGGCCCCCGTACCGGTCCCCTGCCGGGGCTGCCGGACCTGGAACAGGTGGTCGTCCTGTCCGACGACGCCCCCGCCGACTTCCGCACCTGGAAGGACTTCCTGGCCAGTGGGGACGGCGTGGGGGAGGCCGAGGTGCGGGCCCGGGCGGACGCGCTGGACCCCTCCGCGCCCTCGGACATCATCTTCACCTCGGGCACCACCGGCCGCCCCAAGGGTGCCGTGATCACCCACGCGCAGACCCTGCGGGCGTACGACGTGTGGTGCGAACTGGCCGGTCTGCGCGAGGGCGACCGCTATCTGATCGTGAACCCCTTCTTCCACACCTTCGGCTACAAGGCGGGCGTGATCGCCTGTCTGATGCGGGGCGCGACGATGATCCCGCAGCCGGTGTTCACCGTGAGCACGGTCCTCGCGAACGTGGCCTCGGAACGCATCTCGGTGCTCCCCGGCCCGCCCACCCTCCACCAGTCCCTCCTGGACCACCCCGACCGTGACGCGTACGACCTCTCGGCCCTGCGGCTGGTGGTGACGGGCGCGGCGGTCGTGCCGCTGCTGCTGGTGGAGCGGTTGCGGGCGGAGCTGGGCGTGGACACGGTCCTCACCGCCTACGGGCTCTCCGAGGCCAGCGGGATCGTCACGATGTGCCGGCGCGGCGACGAGCCGGACGTGATCGCCTCCACGTCCGGCCGCGCGATCCCCGGCACGGAGGTGAAGGTGGTCGACGGGGCGGGCACGGCCGTCGCCCCCGGCACCGCGGGCGAGGTCCTGGTCCGCGGCTTCAACGTGATGCGCGGCTACTACGAGGACGCCCTCGCGACCTCGGAGGCCATGACCCCGGACGGCTGGCTCCGCACGGGCGACATCGGTGTCCTGGACGCGGCCGGCAACCTCCGGATCACCGACCGCATCAAGGACATGTTCATCGTCGGCGGCTTCAACGCGTACCCGGCGGAGATAGAGCAACTCCTGGGGCTGCACCCGGAGGTGGCGGACGTGGCGGTGATCGGCGTCCCGGACGCCCGGCTCGGCGAGGTCGGCAAGGCCTATGTCGTACGCCGTCCGGGCGTCCCGCTCACCGGCGACGACCTGATCGCCTGGGCGCGCCGCGAGATGGCGAACTACAAGGTGCCCAGGGCGGTGGAGTTCGTCGGCGAGCTGCCGCGCAACGCGAGCGGGAAGGTCGTGAAGGGGGAGCTGCGCGGGCGCCGTTGA
- a CDS encoding FtsX-like permease family protein, with the protein MLHLAVRMAGHRITALLAVACAVLGGAALITGTGVLAESGLRSQLPAGRLAGADVVVSTDQSFRPAGDLPIALPERGTVPAALVDRLAALPGVTAAVGDVSFPAAVLDADGRVVPAEEPRTAGHGWSSTKLLTDPKVSGDKPSGTAEVALDRATAEAAGVRAGDRVEVVAAGRSAAAYRVTAVVDAPGAGILFADPTAARLSGRDGGTDGSDGGGKGARAGTVDLVGLRTEPGAEASVATAARETIEDAGENAGRKAAGTSSGEAGAEVIVSTGSDRGDIASPGAGAARSLLILLAGSLSGIVLLIIGFVLASALAVSVGGQRRDLALMRAVGATPKQIRRLAAAQASVIAAVAVVPGVGLGHLLAGQFRRMLVDREVIPAGLPLTYSPLPALATVLLLGLAVQVSARGAAWRTSRLPATEAVAESRSEPRNPSKTRIRAGLLLIVAATSLSVVPLLSRTVLGAAATSMAGIIGATGLALAGPALVRGIGDTAARRLRPGVSAPTWLAVANIRGYALRLSGVVSALAMAVVFVLTYTLAQTTVMSATAQDTRTGTLAQQRLTAPGLGGVPAGTLADVERTDGVRSAAPVSDTTVVWEYEMFGEPEVEAASAMVLTPAAPDVLDLGVRDGSLARLSGDTVAVDSEVARSRDAGVGERIDLVLGDGSRVSPKVVAVYDRGLGFGPVAVSHDLAEGHTTGGLDQSVLVRTDGTDAALRGLTELAASRPGLALEPTDTGSGDSLSDAPATVWINLATVVVLLGYLLLSIANKLVATTAQRRNEIATLRLNGTTPRQILAMMRREAAVIGVAAVATGLLLSAVPLALLGIGFLDRPWPAGPVWLLPAVALTVIGTAFVTVELPTRQALRTAPAHALSARE; encoded by the coding sequence ATGCTGCATCTCGCGGTCCGTATGGCGGGCCACCGCATCACCGCCCTGCTGGCGGTGGCGTGCGCGGTGCTCGGCGGCGCGGCACTGATCACCGGCACGGGCGTACTGGCCGAGTCGGGCCTGCGCTCGCAGTTGCCGGCCGGCCGGCTCGCGGGGGCCGACGTCGTGGTCTCCACCGACCAGAGTTTCCGTCCGGCCGGGGACCTGCCGATCGCCCTGCCGGAACGCGGCACGGTCCCGGCCGCCCTGGTCGACCGGCTCGCCGCACTGCCCGGCGTCACGGCGGCGGTCGGCGACGTCAGCTTCCCCGCCGCCGTCCTCGACGCCGACGGCCGCGTCGTACCGGCCGAGGAGCCGCGGACGGCCGGTCACGGCTGGTCCTCGACGAAGCTGCTCACGGACCCGAAGGTCAGTGGCGACAAGCCGTCCGGCACCGCCGAGGTGGCGCTCGACCGGGCGACGGCCGAGGCCGCGGGTGTCCGGGCGGGCGACCGGGTCGAGGTCGTCGCGGCCGGCCGGTCCGCCGCCGCGTACCGCGTCACGGCGGTGGTCGACGCCCCGGGCGCGGGCATCCTCTTCGCCGACCCGACGGCCGCCCGGCTGTCCGGCCGCGACGGCGGCACCGACGGCAGCGACGGCGGCGGCAAGGGAGCGCGCGCCGGGACCGTCGACCTGGTCGGTCTGCGCACCGAGCCCGGCGCCGAGGCCTCGGTGGCCACCGCGGCCCGCGAGACGATCGAGGACGCCGGCGAGAACGCCGGCCGGAAGGCGGCCGGAACCTCTTCCGGCGAGGCCGGCGCCGAAGTGATCGTCTCCACCGGTTCCGACCGTGGTGACATCGCCTCCCCCGGCGCGGGCGCGGCCCGTTCGCTGCTGATCCTGCTCGCCGGTTCGCTCTCCGGGATCGTCCTCCTGATCATCGGATTCGTGCTGGCGAGCGCGCTGGCCGTGTCGGTCGGCGGCCAGCGCCGCGACCTCGCCCTGATGCGGGCCGTCGGCGCGACTCCGAAGCAGATCAGGCGACTGGCCGCCGCGCAGGCCTCGGTCATCGCCGCCGTGGCGGTCGTGCCCGGTGTGGGCCTCGGCCATCTGCTGGCCGGGCAGTTCCGGCGGATGCTCGTCGACCGCGAGGTGATCCCGGCGGGGCTGCCGCTCACCTACAGCCCGCTGCCCGCGCTCGCCACCGTGCTCCTGCTGGGGCTCGCCGTGCAGGTGTCGGCCCGCGGTGCCGCGTGGCGCACCTCGCGGCTGCCCGCCACGGAGGCGGTCGCCGAGTCGCGCAGCGAGCCCCGTAACCCGTCGAAGACCCGGATCCGCGCCGGTCTCCTGCTGATCGTCGCCGCGACGAGCCTCTCGGTGGTGCCGCTGCTGAGCCGGACGGTCCTCGGCGCGGCGGCCACCTCCATGGCCGGGATCATCGGCGCGACCGGTCTGGCCCTGGCGGGTCCCGCCCTGGTCCGGGGCATCGGCGACACGGCGGCCCGGCGACTGCGGCCCGGCGTCTCGGCCCCGACCTGGCTCGCGGTGGCGAACATCCGCGGCTACGCCCTGCGGCTGTCGGGCGTCGTCAGCGCCCTCGCCATGGCGGTCGTGTTCGTCCTGACCTACACCCTCGCCCAGACGACCGTCATGAGCGCCACCGCCCAGGACACCCGCACCGGCACCCTCGCCCAGCAGCGCCTGACCGCGCCGGGACTCGGCGGTGTGCCCGCCGGCACCCTCGCGGACGTCGAGAGGACCGACGGCGTACGGTCGGCGGCCCCGGTCAGCGACACCACGGTCGTGTGGGAGTACGAGATGTTCGGCGAACCGGAGGTCGAGGCCGCCTCGGCGATGGTCCTGACCCCGGCCGCGCCGGACGTCCTGGACCTCGGCGTACGGGACGGCAGCCTGGCCCGGCTCTCCGGTGACACGGTCGCCGTCGACAGCGAGGTCGCCCGTTCCCGCGACGCGGGGGTCGGCGAGCGGATCGACCTGGTCCTCGGGGACGGCAGCCGGGTCAGCCCGAAGGTCGTCGCCGTCTACGACCGCGGCCTCGGCTTCGGCCCGGTCGCCGTCTCCCACGACCTGGCCGAGGGGCACACCACCGGCGGCCTCGACCAGAGTGTCCTCGTACGCACCGACGGCACCGACGCCGCGCTGCGCGGCCTCACCGAACTCGCCGCGTCCCGGCCCGGGTTGGCACTTGAGCCCACGGACACCGGGTCCGGCGACAGTCTGAGCGACGCACCCGCGACGGTCTGGATCAACCTCGCCACCGTCGTCGTGCTCCTCGGCTACCTCCTCCTGTCCATCGCCAACAAACTGGTCGCCACGACCGCCCAGCGCCGCAACGAGATCGCCACGCTGCGCCTCAACGGCACCACCCCGCGCCAGATCCTCGCGATGATGCGCCGCGAGGCCGCGGTGATCGGGGTCGCGGCGGTGGCCACCGGTCTGCTGCTGTCCGCGGTCCCGCTGGCGTTGCTCGGCATCGGCTTCCTGGACCGGCCGTGGCCCGCGGGCCCGGTGTGGCTGCTCCCGGCCGTCGCGCTGACGGTGATCGGCACGGCCTTCGTCACGGTCGAACTCCCCACCCGGCAGGCCCTGCGTACGGCCCCGGCCCACGCGCTGTCCGCCCGCGAATAG